The following nucleotide sequence is from Blastocatellia bacterium.
TGCCCGTCCGGTTGAACGTAAAACTTTTCCACCGCCCGCGCTTCGATGATGGGCTCAGCTACTGTCATCTCCTCTCGTCCACGCTCCGTCGTTGTGCCTCACAAGCGAAATCCTAGTTCACCTGACAATCAACGAGATGAGTTTAAGCTATAAGCTCATCTGCATCAACTGTCATTCTGCTCGTCGGTAGCTTTTTCCCATTCCGGACATAACTGCGCTCGCTGCTTACGCGTTCCACGTCAGCGCCCCAGGCCGGGTAGATCGCCACTGGCCGGCGGCATGCTGAGGAGCAGCACGACGCTCGCCGCATTGCACAGCGCGGCGGCCCCAAACCCGGCAGTCGCTCCGAACGCTGTCCACAAGCCACCGACGAGCGCACTCGAAAGGAAATCGCCAATGCCGTTGGCTGCGCCGAGCACACCAAATCCGGTGCCACGAAGATCCTCCGGCAGCAGCTCGGCGGTCACCGTCGGCTCCATCGCCTCGATAATCCCGACGGCAATGCCTGCCAGCATGAACCATCCGATCAATGACATCCACCCCGCACCAGTCACCGCAAAGCCTATCGCCGCCGCTGCAAACAGGGTATATCCTACGCCCAGTAACTTCACACTCCCCAGCCGTTGACTGAGCCTCCCAATAGTGTAGCTACTGGCCGCTTGCACAATGTTGAAGAACATATACAGTCCCATCGCATATTTTGCACCCACCGTCGCGCCATGCGCGGGCGTGAGCAACTCAGTAGCGCGCAGCACAAGCAGCGTCGGCGCGAATTGCCCCAGGCCAAAGATGCCGATCACCAGCAGCAACGGCCAGCAGTGGCGCGGCAGACGCTTGATCTCTCCCCACAATCGCGCCTCGGCGCGCGGCGCGTGAAGTTGTTCCTGCACCAGAAACGCCATCGAGCTGACCGCCAACAAGCCGGGAATGAGCGTGACGGCAAACACCCAACGGTAACCAAAACCGGCGCTCACCAAACCCAGCGCCAGCAACGGCCCGACGACCGCTCCGACCGTGTCCATCGCCCGCTCAAAGCCAAACGCACGACCGTAATATGGCTGCTCGACTGAATCGGCCAGCAGTGCGTTCCGACCCGGTGTGCGAAACCCGCGAGCCACCCAGGCCAAGGTGCGGCTTGCCAGGATCATCGTCCAGT
It contains:
- a CDS encoding MFS transporter; the protein is MSTTASHDLDDQAVSTVETAATSPRSWLTPNMVAIGLASFFSDVSHEMATTILPVFLATQMGASAVVLGLIEGVADGLASYFKLVGGWVTDRMGRRKPAVVSGYLLTTLATSSFALALHWTMILASRTLAWVARGFRTPGRNALLADSVEQPYYGRAFGFERAMDTVGAVVGPLLALGLVSAGFGYRWVFAVTLIPGLLAVSSMAFLVQEQLHAPRAEARLWGEIKRLPRHCWPLLLVIGIFGLGQFAPTLLVLRATELLTPAHGATVGAKYAMGLYMFFNIVQAASSYTIGRLSQRLGSVKLLGVGYTLFAAAAIGFAVTGAGWMSLIGWFMLAGIAVGIIEAMEPTVTAELLPEDLRGTGFGVLGAANGIGDFLSSALVGGLWTAFGATAGFGAAALCNAASVVLLLSMPPASGDLPGLGR